A section of the Ciona intestinalis chromosome 4, KH, whole genome shotgun sequence genome encodes:
- the LOC100184376 gene encoding voltage-dependent L-type calcium channel subunit alpha-1D isoform X5 encodes MHGPRKRKQAQQDTAKAETSLLCLSLKNPFRKACLKIVEWRPFDVLILLTIFANCCALAIYVPFPGEDSNATNEILEKVEYVFLAIFTVESFMKIIAFGFAFHPNAYLRNGWNILDFIIVIVGLISIVFEMADVGSTDKVRALRAFRVLRPLRLVSGVPSLQVVLNAIIRAMLPLLHIALLVMFVIIIYAVVGLELFKGKLHKTCYFNETGMTDVIANEDPQPCAGPNEWGRHCPDDTVCKEGWDGPANGIINFDTFYFSFITVFQCITMEGWTEVLYYTNDAMGSHLPWMYFVSLIIVGSFFVMNLILGVLSGEFSKEREKANARGEFQKLREKQQLDEDVRGYMEWITQAEDIDPVNEDDDMDEKRQGDNEDGSSDVTAAQADDSWWQKQRKKLCKTCYSRRWKRWNRKTRRKCRLMVKSQTFYWLVIVLVFFNTLSLATEHYQQPDWLTSVQEISNKVLLGIFTLEMLLKMYALGMQVYFVSLFNRFDCFVVCGGIVEMVLTSAKVMEPLGISVLRCVRLLRIFKVTRYWSSLSNLVASLLNSIRSIAGLLLLLFLFIVIFSLLGMQLFGGRFNSIAEGDQKIRSNFDTFLQALLTVFQILTGEDWNVVMYYGIRAYGGASSIGLITSIYFIILFVCGNYILLNVFLAIAVDNLADAESLNVAQKEKEEEQKRKKTMRLKKLRNLFKKKETTSVETAEGADEYGDRQKYDKNEDGIPLQNIAESSLQTDEIDHEIRIEVTEASETNSDRHLPEDGGSDSEPEVPIGPRPRRMSELNLKETKSPMPQATSFFIFTPTNPFRKWCHFIANNNIFNNGIFVCIMLSSVALACEDPIDSKSELNEVLKYFDYVFTGIFTVEIILKMVAYGVILHKGSFCRNSFNLLDLLVVGVSLISIFGNSDGFSVVKILRVLRVLRPLRAINRAKGLKHVVQCVIVAISTIGNIFIITTLLQFMFACIGVQLFKGRLYGCTDESKSTREECKGDFYAIPQDGFGQPHIKKREWVNNDFNYDNVLNAMLTLFVVATFEGWPALLYKSIDSWKEGVGPKYDARPAVALFYFIYIIVIAFFMMNIFVGFVIVTFQEQGEQEYRNCELDKNQRQCVEYALKAKPTRRYIPKNPWQYKAWFVVNSTYFEYFMLVLILLNTVCLAIQHYQQDAGLTRILNHMNLVFTTLFTIEMIFKLIAFKPRGYISDPWNIFDFLVVIGSIVDILLSKIDTGGDKSFSINFFRLFRVMRLVKLLSRGEGIRTLLWTFIKSFQALPYVALLIVLLFFIYAVIGMQVFGKVKPIDGEQINRNNNFQTFIQSVLLLFRCATGESWQEVMLAAASGKECDDRSDWNSTGLASPEDKFACGSDFSYTYFLTFYMLCAFLIINLFVAVIMDNFDYLTRDWSILGPHHLDEFKTVWSEYDPEAKGRIKHLNVVKLLRRIQPPLGFGKLCPQRMACRKLVTMNMPLNSDGTVMFNATLFALIRTSLNIKTEGNIDQANEELRAVIKKIWKRTSIKLLDQIAPPAGNDDITVGKFYATYLIQDYFRKFRERKAAAKLANDKSKGLSGANMQNHKDVFSLQAGLRALQDAGPEIKRAISGGIAHDEPYASNDENEPEHRRRHSLFGMLRRNSATTPTASKRPLQVESDDHKKRYSGRFLTSQSPMLNRLTPKSRSIHDIVMAARAQHSGQSGDETTSSIASPTDESLGRNDYHSRSAVTHGENSNVNNSSSNYSFSSYATDDELNSVGGYYDEHAPLHPAARSERKYNDHQRYPSYAKRWDRSVYRCDDDSRTVLYPLLPVHSRDEESEYETDHTTYAAAPYRCNDETCSVDFEKRSNYQAQNGAVSNRTNRSLPNVPLRTSIDRPVALNPHDHHHHRESVNNHTNSNDSGPMHSRYTITTPKLRIMDSDYVPTIDRFVPRSRQSKSKPHRRLLPIPPLQHARSGTIPSLHLSNQEAWRTPPSSPRQALSVRSNLNSPIGSSDEGGWATPAQRWTSESNMDTFGRGNHINYHDSRRQSGNDLIEKVLLDGGLPVLAQDKNFVQTISKELADACELSLPELHSAATNIINSDHSLYGSDESLCGDVSPDNHIDDDVTSLEEGRVCFRRRSKTRKDEHGLEDEIIVVPNITS; translated from the exons ATGCACGGACCACGGAAAAGAAAGCAAGCGCAACAAGACACCGCAAAGGCAGAAACTTCGCTTCTGTGTTTGTCGCTAAAAAATCCTTTCCGAAAAGCGTGTTTGAAAATTGTGGAATGGAG GCCTTTCGACGTTCTTATCCTTCTTACAATATTCGCCAACTGTTGTGCCCTCGCTATTTATGTCCCGTTTCCAGGAGAGGACTCAAACGCCACGAACGAAATCCTG GAAAAGGTGGAGTACGTATTTCTTGCCATTTTCACTGTGGAATCTTTTATGAAGATCATTGCGTTCGGATTTGCATTCCACCCGAACGCTTATTTACGAAATGGTTGGAATATCTTGGATTTCATCATCGTTATTGTTGG GTTAATCAGCATAGTATTCGAGATGGCGGACGTGGGAAGCACAGACAAAGTCCGTGCTCTTAGAGCTTTTCGAGTACTCCGGCCGCTCCGGCTCGTTTCCGGAGTACCAA GTTTGCAGGTGGTGTTGAACGCCATTATTAGAGCAATGTTACCGCTCTTGCACATCGCCCTACTAGTTATGTTTGTAATCATCATATACGCCGTGGTAGGACTCGAGCTTTTTAAAGGCAAACTTCACAAAACTTGTTACTTCAACGAAACAG GCATGACCGACGTAATAGCAAACGAGGACCCACAGCCCTGTGCTGGCCCTAACGAGTGGGGTCGCCACTGCCCCGACGATACCGTGTGCAAGGAGGGTTGGGATGGTCCAGCAAATGGCATCATCAACTTTGatacgttttatttttcgttcatCACTGTGTTTCAGTGCATTACCATGGAGGGTTGGACAGAAGTACTGTACTAC ACCAATGATGCAATGGGAAGCCATTTGCCGTGGATGTATTTTGTCTCCTTGATCATCGTTGGCTCGTTCTTCGTTATGAACCTTATTCTTGGTGTTTTAAGCGG GGAATTCTCAAAGGAAAGGGAAAAAGCGAACGCTCGTGGTGAGTTCCAGAAGCTTCGCGAGAAGCAGCAGCTGGATGAGGACGTGAGAGGATACATGGAGTGGATCACACAAGCAGAGGACATCGACCCTGTCAATGAAGATGACGACATGGATGAAAAAC GCCAGGGCGACAATGAAGACGGCtcgagtgacgtcacagctgCGCAAGCCGACGACAGTTGGTGGCAAAAGCAGCG GAAGAAACTATGCAAGACTTGCTACAG CCGACGATGGAAGAGATGGAATCGCAAAACGAGAAGGAAGTGCCGCCTCATGGTCAAGTCGCAGACGTTTTATTGGCTTGTAATCGTTCTTGTGTTTTTCAACACTCTCTCGTTAGCAACTGAACACTATCAACAGCCCGACTGGCTTACATCTGTGCAAG AAATATCAAACAAAGTTTTACTGGGAATTTTCACGCTCGAGATGTTACTGAAGATGTACGCGCTTGGAATGCAAGTCTACTTCGTATCTCTGTTCAACCGTTTTGACTGTTTTGTGGTCTGCGGTGGCATCGTGGAAATGGTCCTAACCAGTGCCAAG GTTATGGAACCGCTTGGAATATCCGTTCTGCGTTGTGTACGACTGTTGAGGATATTTAAAGTAACTAG ATACTGGAGCTCTCTCAGTAATTTAGTCGCATCCCTTCTAAACTCAATCCGATCGATCGCTGGACTTCTCCTTTTGCTCTTCTTGTTCATCGTCATCTTCTCATTGCTCGGGATGCAGCTTTTCGGCGGGAGGTTTAACTCTATTGCCGAAGGCGACCAGAAAATCCGCTCAAACTTTGATACGTTTCTACAAGCTCTTCTTACAGTGTTTCAG ATTCTCACAGGAGAGGATTGGAACGTGGTCATGTACTATGGAATTCGAGCGTACGGCGGCGCCAGTAGTATTGGTCTCATTACTTCtatttatttcatcattttatTTGTGTGTGGAAACTATATTCTACTAAACGTCTTCTTGGCTATTGCTGTTGATAACTTGGCAGACGCTGAAAGCTTGAATGTCGCGCAAAAAGAGAAGGAGGAAgaacaaaaaagaaagaagacCATGCGCCTTAAGAAGCTCAG AAACCTCTTCAAGAAAAAAGAGACAACAAGCGTAGAGACGGCTGAGGGTGCTGACGAATACGGTGATCGACAGAAGTATGATAAGAACGAAGATGGCATCCCTCTTCAAAATATCGCGGAATCCTCGCTGCAAACGGATGAAATAGATCACGAGATCAG AATTGAAGTGACGGAAGCCTCCGAAACCAACTCCGATCGCCACCTACCGGAAGACGGAGGAAGTGATTCAGAACCGGAAGTTCCTATCGGTCCCCGCCCTCGCAGAATGTCggaacttaatttaaaagaaacaaagtcACCTATGCCACAAGCGActtctttctttatttttacccCAACTAATCC GTTCCGGAAGTGGTGTCACTTTATcgccaacaacaacatattcaACAACGGTATTTTCGTGTGTATTATGCTAAGCAGCGTGGCGCTTGCATGCGAAGATCCAATTGACTCTAAATCCGAGCTGAACGAAGTCCTCAA ATACTTCGATTACGTGTTCACTGGGATTTTCACGGTGGagataattttgaaaatggTTGCATACGGCGTCATTCTGCATAAAGGATCGTTCTGTCGAAATTCGTTTAATTTATTGGACCTGCTGGTTGTGGGCGTTTCCCTTATATCAATATTTGGAAA TTCTGACGGATTCTCTGTGGTCAAAATCCTTCGTGTTCTTCGAGTTTTAAGGCCGCTGCGAGCGATCAACAGAGCTAAAGGCTTGAAGCATGTAGTACAGTGTGTCATCGTCGCTATAA GTACGATTGGTAACATCTTCATCATAACGACGCTACTGCAGTTTATGTTCGCATGCATCGGCGTCCAGTTGTTTAAAGGAAGACTTTACGGTTGCACGGACGAGTCCAAGTCCACACGCGAGGAATGCAA GGGCGACTTTTACGCAATACCACAGGATGGGTTCGGCCAACCGCATATCAAGAAGAGAGAATGGGTGAATAACGACTTTAATTATGACAACGTGTTAAATGCGATGCTGACGTTGTTCGTCGTAGCAACTTTCGAAGGGTGGCCAGC gcTTCTGTACAAATCAATTGACTCATGGAAGGAGGGTGTTGGTCCAAAATATGATGCTCGACCCGCAGTTGCCCTCTTCTATTTCATTTACATCATCGTGATTGCCTTCTTTATGATGaacatttttgttggttttgttattGTCACCTTTCAAGAGCAAGGAGAGCAGGAGTATAGGAATTGTGAGCTTGATAAGAACCAG AGACAATGTGTGGAGTATGCATTAAAAGCAAAACCAACTCGGAGATACATACCAAAGAATCCATGGCAGTACAAAGCCTGGTTCGTTGTCAATTCAACTTACTTCGAGTACTTCATGCTTGTATTGATTTTGCTCAATACAGTGTGCCTTGCAATCCAG caTTACCAACAAGATGCTGGTCTAACAAGAATCCTCAACCACATGAATCTTGTGTTTACCACACTGTTCACCATTGAAATGATATTCAAACTGATCGCCTTCAAACCCAGG GGTTACATTAGCGATCCATGGAACATTTTCGACTTTCTTGTAGTAATAGGCAGTATTGTAGACATTTTACTGTCAAAAATAGACACA gGAGGAGACAAGTCCTTCAGTATCAATTTCTTTCGTCTCTTCCGTGTAATGCGATTGGTGAAGCTTTTAAGCAGAGGAGAAGGCATTCGGACACTTCTCTGGACTTTTATTAAATCTTTTCAG GCTCTTCCATATGTTGCACTACTGATCGTTCTTCTGTTTTTCATTTATGCTGTGATTGGAATGCAAGTCTTTGGGAAAGTAAAGCCAATAGACGGAGAACAAATTAATCGGAATAATAACTTTCAAACTTTCATTCAATCAGTTCTGCTGCTCTTTAG ATGCGCCACAGGTGAATCCTGGCAGGAGGTGATGCTGGCAGCTGCCAGTGGTAAGGAGTGTGATGACAGATCAGATTGGAACAGTACTGGGCTGGCCTCACCTGAGGATAAGTTTGCCTGCGGCAGTGATTTCTCTTACACATACTTCCTCACATTCTACATGCTCTGTGCCTTTTTG ATCATCAATTTATTCGTTGCTGTCATTATGGACAACTTTGACTATCTGACACGTGATTGGTCTATTCTTGGACCGCATCACCTAGATGAGTTTAAGACAGTGTGGTCAGAGTATGACCCTGAGGCAAA AGGTCGTATAAAACATCTGAATGTGGTAAAGCTACTTCGGAGGATTCAACCTCCTCTTGGATTTGGGAAGTTGTGTCCGCAGAGGATGGCTTGTAGGAAACTGGTGACAATGAATATGCCACTGAACAGTGATGGAACTGTCATGTTCAATGCTACACTATTTGCATTAATTAGAACAtcactaaatattaaaactgaag GAAACATTGACCAGGCAAATGAAGAACTTCGAGctgtcattaaaaaaatatggaagCGAACATCTATCAAGTTGCTTGATCAGATAGCGCCTCCTGCTGGAA ATGATGATATCACAGTGGGCAAGTTCTATGCTACGTACCTCATTCAAGATTACTTCCGAAAATTCCGAGAAAGAAAAGCTGCAGCAAAGCTTGCTAATGACAAAAGTAAAGGTTTATCAGGAGCAAACATGCAAAATCATAAAGATGTGTTCAGTTTGCAG GCTGGACTACGGGCACTGCAGGATGCAGGACCAGAGATAAAGAGAGCAATATCAGGCGGTATTGCACATGACGAACCTTACGCTTCAAATGATGAAAATGAACCAGAACACAGG agAAGACACAGTTTGTTTGGAATGTTAAGAAGGAACAGTGCAACAACACCCACTGCATCAAAACGTCCGCTCCAAGTTGAAAGTGATGACCACAAGAAGAGATATAGTGGAAGGTTTCTGACATCTCAGAG tCCAATGTTGAATCGCCTGACACCAAAATCGCGATCCATACATGACATTGTGATGGCTGCACGTGCCCAGCATTCTGGTCAGAGTGGAGATGAAACTACGAGCAGCATTGCCAGCCCTACAGACGAGTCACTTGGGAGGAATGACTACCACAGCCGCTCTGCTGTCACGCATGGAGAGAACTCAAATGTTAACAACTCCTCCTCAAACTATAGTTTCTCAAGTTATGCAACTGATGATGAACTCAACTCTGTGGGAGGTTATTATGATGAGCATGCTCCTCTGCATCCTGCTGCTCGATCCGAGAGGAAATACAATGACCACCAAag GTACCCAAGCTATGCAAAGCGATGGGACAGGTCGGTGTATCGTTGCGATGATGACAGCAGAACTGTGCTCTACCCACTCCTACCTGTGCACTCACGGGATGAGGAAAGTGAATATGAGACAGATCATACAACATATGCAGCAGCACCTTACCGCTGTAATGATGAGACCTGCTCTGTGGATTTTGAAAAGAGATCAAACTACCAAGCTCAGAATGGTGCTGTGTCAAATCGGACAAACCGTAGTTTGCCTAATGTTCCTTTGAGGACTTCCATTGATCGTCCTGTAGCTTTGAATCCACATGACCACCACCATCACAGGGAAAGTGTAAACAATCACACTAACAGTAATGATAGTGGACCGATGCATTCACGGTACACAATCACCACTCCAAAGCTGAGAATTATGGATTCAGACTACGTTCCGACTATCGATCGCTTTGTTCCTCGCAGCCGACAATCAAAGTCTAAACCACATCGCAGACTCTTGCCAATCCCACCACTTCAACATGCACGGTCGGGCACCATACCTTCTCTTCATTTATCAAATCAGGAAGCATGGAGAACGCCACCAAGTTCTCCAAGACAAGCATTGTCAGTTCGGTCCAATTTAAATTCTCCGATTGGATCCTCAGATGAAGGAGGATGGGCAACTCCAGCTCAACG GTGGACGAGTGAAAGCAATATGGATACTTTTGGTAGAGGCAACCATATTAATTACCACGATTCTCGAAGACAGAGTGGTAATGATTTAATTGAAAAG GTTTTACTGGACGGTGGTCTTCCAGTTCTTGCTCAGGATAAAAACTTTGTGCAAACTATTTCTAAAGAACTTGCAGATGCTTGTGAACTCAGTTTACCTGAACTACATTCTGCAGCAACCAATATAATTAACTCTGA TCATTCTTTGTATGGAAGTGATGAGTCTTTATGCGGAGACGTGTCACCAGACAACCATATTGATGATGATGTGACAAGTTTAGAAGAAGGCAGAGTCTGCTTTCGGCGCAGGTCTAAAACTCGGAAGGATGAACATGGACTTGAGGATGAAATTATAGTTGTCCCAAACATAACCAGCTAA